From Sceloporus undulatus isolate JIND9_A2432 ecotype Alabama chromosome 6, SceUnd_v1.1, whole genome shotgun sequence, one genomic window encodes:
- the EOMES gene encoding eomesodermin homolog isoform X2, with the protein MQLGEQPPLLPGAPFYPLESPTAASSPPPPPPPPPRLDLEKGAKKFVGGLLAEEAEAEAVVKEGGRSKASPCPAQEQQQQEQQQAAAALPPAPAPSRYSLEGLSPERYYLQSPGPDLGSPCALFPYGAPGAAPPQPGAMYQAPSRYPYGSVLSPPGGFSGAAGRTAFGGPSAGGGYQYGQGAPPGSLYSPYPAAAAGAGGGSCGGGLGALAMSGGAGGLRAQVFLCNRPLWLKFHRHQTEMIITKQGRRMFPFLSFNITGLNPTAHYNVFVEVVLADPNHWRFQGGKWVTCGKADNNMQGNKVYVHPESPNTGAHWMRQEISFGKLKLTNNKGANNNNTQMIVLQSLHKYQPRLHIVEVTEDGVEDMNDSSKTQTFNFPETQFIAVTAYQNTDITQLKIDHNPFAKGFRDNYDSSHQIVPGARYSVQPFFQEQFVNNLPPARFYNGERTVPQTNGLLSPQQNEEMTNPPQRWFVTPVQQPGTNKLDMNSYEADYSSSTLLPYGIKSLPLQTSHALGYYPDPAFSPMAGWGSRGSYQRKMPAGLPWTSRTSPPGFSEDLLPKEKVKEEIGSSWIETPPSIKSLDSNDSGVYTGACKRRRLSPSTSSNENSPTMKCEDINAEDYGKDTSKGMGYYAFYTSS; encoded by the exons ATGCAATTGGGGGAGCAGCCCCCGCTCTTGCCCGGCGCCCCCTTCTACCCCTTGGAGAGCCCCACTGCTGCCTcctcgccgcctcctcctcctcctcctccgcctcgttTGGACTTGGAAAAAGGCGCCAAAAAGTTTGTCGGAGGCCTCTTGGCCGAAGAGGCCGAAGCGGAGGCAGTGGTCAAGGAAGGCGGACGGAGCAAGGCCTCCCCTTGCCCtgcccaggagcagcagcagcaggagcagcagcaggcggCGGCGGCTCTCCCTCCAGCTCCGGCCCCGTCCCGCTACTCCTTGGAGGGCCTGAGCCCCGAGCGCTACTACCTCCAGTCCCCGGGACCCGACTTGGGCAGCCCTTGCGCCCTCTTCCCTTATGGGGCCCCCGGGGCCGCCCCTCCGCAGCCGGGGGCCATGTACCAGGCGCCCAGCCGCTACCCCTACGGCTCGGTCCTCTCCCCTCCGGGGGGCTTCTCCGGGGCAGCCGGCAGGACGGCCTTCGGGGGCCCCTCGGCCGGGGGAGGCTACCAGTACGGCCAGGGAGCCCCTCCGGGGAGCCTCTACAGCCCTtacccggcggcggcggcgggggccgGAGGGGGCTCCTGCGGAGGAGGGCTGGGCGCCTTGGCCATGTCCGGCGGGGCGGGAGGGCTCCGGGCCCAAGTCTTCCTCTGCAACCGGCCCCTTTGGCTCAAGTTCCACCGGCATCAGACCGAGATGATCATCACCAAACAGGGCAG GCGGATGTTTCCCTTCCTGAGCTTCAACATCACTGGCCTCAACCCCACTGCTCACTACAATGTCTTTGTGGAAGTGGTGCTGGCTGACCCCAACCACTGGCGCTTCCAGGGAGGGAAGTGGGTGACCTGTGGCAAAGCTGACAACAACATGCAAG GCAACAAGGTTTATGTTCACCCTGAATCTCCCAACACTGGAGCCCACTGGATGAGGCAAGAGATCTCTTTTGGAAAACTGAAGCTGACTAATAACAAAGGGGCCAACAATAACAATACCCAG atGATAGTTCTTCAGTCTCTGCACAAATATCAGCCTCGGCTTCATATTGTGGAAGTGACAGAAGACGGTGTTGAAGACATGAATGACTCCTCCAAGACGCAGACCTTTAACTTCCCCGAAACACAGTTCATAGCTGTCACTGCATATCAGAACACAGAT ATCACACAGCTTAAAATTGACCATAATCCTTTTGCAAAAGGCTTCCGGGACAACTATGATTC ATCCCACCAGATCGTCCCAGGAGCCCGGTACAGCGTACAGCCCTTCTTCCAGGAACAGTTTGTCAACAACCTGCCACCTGCTAGGTTCTATAATGGAGAAAGGACTGTCCCTCAAACCAATGGCCTACTGTCTCCTCAGCAGAACGAAGAGATGACCAACCCTCCCCAGAGATGGTTTGTGACTCCGGTCCAGCAGCCTGGGACCAACAAACTGGACATGAACTCCTATGAGGCCGACTACTCTTCCAGTACCTTGCTCCCCTATGGCATCAAATCCCTTCCCCTCCAGACCTCCCATGCCTTGGGATATTACCCAGACCCAGCATTCTCCCCTATGGCAGGATGGGGGAGCAGAGGCTCCTACCAGAGGAAAATGCCTGCTGGCTTACCTTGGACCTCAAGAACCAGCCCTCCTGGTTTCTCTGAAGACCTCCTTCCCAAGGAGAAGGTGAAAGAAGAGATTGGGTCATCCTGGATAGAGACTCCGCCATCCATCAAATCTCTAGATTCAAATGATTCTGGGGTCTACACTGGGGCCTGCAAGAGGCGGAGGCTCTCCCCCAGCACCTCCAGCAATGAAAACTCCCCCACGATGAAATGTGAGGACATTAATGCTGAGGACTATGGAAAGGACACTTCAAAAGGCATGGGCTATTATGCTTTCTATACCAGTTCTTAA
- the EOMES gene encoding eomesodermin homolog isoform X1: MQLGEQPPLLPGAPFYPLESPTAASSPPPPPPPPPRLDLEKGAKKFVGGLLAEEAEAEAVVKEGGRSKASPCPAQEQQQQEQQQAAAALPPAPAPSRYSLEGLSPERYYLQSPGPDLGSPCALFPYGAPGAAPPQPGAMYQAPSRYPYGSVLSPPGGFSGAAGRTAFGGPSAGGGYQYGQGAPPGSLYSPYPAAAAGAGGGSCGGGLGALAMSGGAGGLRAQVFLCNRPLWLKFHRHQTEMIITKQGRRMFPFLSFNITGLNPTAHYNVFVEVVLADPNHWRFQGGKWVTCGKADNNMQGNKVYVHPESPNTGAHWMRQEISFGKLKLTNNKGANNNNTQMIVLQSLHKYQPRLHIVEVTEDGVEDMNDSSKTQTFNFPETQFIAVTAYQNTDITQLKIDHNPFAKGFRDNYDSMYTASENDRLTPSPTDSPRSHQIVPGARYSVQPFFQEQFVNNLPPARFYNGERTVPQTNGLLSPQQNEEMTNPPQRWFVTPVQQPGTNKLDMNSYEADYSSSTLLPYGIKSLPLQTSHALGYYPDPAFSPMAGWGSRGSYQRKMPAGLPWTSRTSPPGFSEDLLPKEKVKEEIGSSWIETPPSIKSLDSNDSGVYTGACKRRRLSPSTSSNENSPTMKCEDINAEDYGKDTSKGMGYYAFYTSS; this comes from the exons ATGCAATTGGGGGAGCAGCCCCCGCTCTTGCCCGGCGCCCCCTTCTACCCCTTGGAGAGCCCCACTGCTGCCTcctcgccgcctcctcctcctcctcctccgcctcgttTGGACTTGGAAAAAGGCGCCAAAAAGTTTGTCGGAGGCCTCTTGGCCGAAGAGGCCGAAGCGGAGGCAGTGGTCAAGGAAGGCGGACGGAGCAAGGCCTCCCCTTGCCCtgcccaggagcagcagcagcaggagcagcagcaggcggCGGCGGCTCTCCCTCCAGCTCCGGCCCCGTCCCGCTACTCCTTGGAGGGCCTGAGCCCCGAGCGCTACTACCTCCAGTCCCCGGGACCCGACTTGGGCAGCCCTTGCGCCCTCTTCCCTTATGGGGCCCCCGGGGCCGCCCCTCCGCAGCCGGGGGCCATGTACCAGGCGCCCAGCCGCTACCCCTACGGCTCGGTCCTCTCCCCTCCGGGGGGCTTCTCCGGGGCAGCCGGCAGGACGGCCTTCGGGGGCCCCTCGGCCGGGGGAGGCTACCAGTACGGCCAGGGAGCCCCTCCGGGGAGCCTCTACAGCCCTtacccggcggcggcggcgggggccgGAGGGGGCTCCTGCGGAGGAGGGCTGGGCGCCTTGGCCATGTCCGGCGGGGCGGGAGGGCTCCGGGCCCAAGTCTTCCTCTGCAACCGGCCCCTTTGGCTCAAGTTCCACCGGCATCAGACCGAGATGATCATCACCAAACAGGGCAG GCGGATGTTTCCCTTCCTGAGCTTCAACATCACTGGCCTCAACCCCACTGCTCACTACAATGTCTTTGTGGAAGTGGTGCTGGCTGACCCCAACCACTGGCGCTTCCAGGGAGGGAAGTGGGTGACCTGTGGCAAAGCTGACAACAACATGCAAG GCAACAAGGTTTATGTTCACCCTGAATCTCCCAACACTGGAGCCCACTGGATGAGGCAAGAGATCTCTTTTGGAAAACTGAAGCTGACTAATAACAAAGGGGCCAACAATAACAATACCCAG atGATAGTTCTTCAGTCTCTGCACAAATATCAGCCTCGGCTTCATATTGTGGAAGTGACAGAAGACGGTGTTGAAGACATGAATGACTCCTCCAAGACGCAGACCTTTAACTTCCCCGAAACACAGTTCATAGCTGTCACTGCATATCAGAACACAGAT ATCACACAGCTTAAAATTGACCATAATCCTTTTGCAAAAGGCTTCCGGGACAACTATGATTC CATGTACACAGCTTCAGAAAATGACAGATTAACTCCATCTCCCACGGATTCTCCTAGATCCCACCAGATCGTCCCAGGAGCCCGGTACAGCGTACAGCCCTTCTTCCAGGAACAGTTTGTCAACAACCTGCCACCTGCTAGGTTCTATAATGGAGAAAGGACTGTCCCTCAAACCAATGGCCTACTGTCTCCTCAGCAGAACGAAGAGATGACCAACCCTCCCCAGAGATGGTTTGTGACTCCGGTCCAGCAGCCTGGGACCAACAAACTGGACATGAACTCCTATGAGGCCGACTACTCTTCCAGTACCTTGCTCCCCTATGGCATCAAATCCCTTCCCCTCCAGACCTCCCATGCCTTGGGATATTACCCAGACCCAGCATTCTCCCCTATGGCAGGATGGGGGAGCAGAGGCTCCTACCAGAGGAAAATGCCTGCTGGCTTACCTTGGACCTCAAGAACCAGCCCTCCTGGTTTCTCTGAAGACCTCCTTCCCAAGGAGAAGGTGAAAGAAGAGATTGGGTCATCCTGGATAGAGACTCCGCCATCCATCAAATCTCTAGATTCAAATGATTCTGGGGTCTACACTGGGGCCTGCAAGAGGCGGAGGCTCTCCCCCAGCACCTCCAGCAATGAAAACTCCCCCACGATGAAATGTGAGGACATTAATGCTGAGGACTATGGAAAGGACACTTCAAAAGGCATGGGCTATTATGCTTTCTATACCAGTTCTTAA